Proteins from a genomic interval of Oreochromis aureus strain Israel breed Guangdong linkage group 6, ZZ_aureus, whole genome shotgun sequence:
- the LOC116320574 gene encoding small ubiquitin-related modifier 2 yields the protein MADGKPKEGVKTENNEHINLKVAGQDGSVVQFKIKRHTPLSKLMKAYCERQGLSMRQIRFRFDGQPINETDTPSQLEMEDEDTIDVFQQQTGGSPL from the exons atggCAGATGGAAAGCCCAAG GAGGGAGTAAAGACGGAGAACAACGAGCACATCAACCTGAAGGTGGCAGGACAGGATGGCTCAGTGGTGCAGTTTAAGATCAAAAGGCACACTCCTCTCAGCAAACTGATGAAAGCTTATTGTGAACGGCAG GGGCTGTCAATGAGGCAAATACGATTTCGATTTGACGGTCAGCCCATCAATGAAACAGACACACCTTCTCAG ctaGAAATGGAGGATGAAGATACAATCGACGTGTTCCAACAGCAAACTGGAGGCTCGCCTCTTTAA
- the LOC120440461 gene encoding small ubiquitin-related modifier 2-like, with protein MAKEGVKTENNEHINLKVAGQDGSVVQFKIKRHTPLSKLMKAYCERQGLSMRQIRFRFDGQPINETDTPSQLEMEDEDTIDVFQQQTGGSPL; from the exons atggccaag GAGGGAGTAAAGACGGAGAACAACGAGCACATCAACCTGAAGGTGGCAGGACAGGATGGCTCAGTGGTGCAGTTTAAGATCAAAAGGCACACTCCTCTCAGCAAACTGATGAAAGCTTATTGTGAACGGCAG GGGCTGTCAATGAGGCAAATACGATTTCGATTTGACGGTCAGCCCATCAATGAAACAGACACACCTTCTCAG ctagAAATGGAGGATGAAGATACAATCGACGTGTTCCAACAGCAAACTGGAGGCTCGCCTCTTTAA